A region from the Sulfurivermis fontis genome encodes:
- a CDS encoding type II toxin-antitoxin system Phd/YefM family antitoxin, whose amino-acid sequence MQEQVSKSQFKAKALELFRQVESSGDAVIVTDHGKPTIEVRRYRKTERSPLDVLKGSVIEYAGPTEPVGEGDWEALG is encoded by the coding sequence ATGCAAGAACAGGTTTCAAAGTCTCAATTCAAGGCTAAGGCGCTGGAGCTGTTTCGGCAAGTGGAATCCAGTGGTGACGCGGTAATTGTCACTGACCATGGCAAGCCAACCATTGAGGTGCGTCGTTACCGAAAGACTGAGCGTAGCCCCCTCGACGTACTCAAGGGTAGCGTGATCGAGTATGCAGGGCCTACTGAGCCTGTCGGAGAGGGAGACTGGGAGGCGCTGGGGTGA
- a CDS encoding DUF4194 domain-containing protein, with product MQPTLHDYLEQRLESAAVSTDELRELLVRLLNYGILCRDESQTERELYDRFLRAEQPVRELLGLFGIQVQIDRRFEYLRLLPPGSQLPGMEDAAEQAFAGSLRARLSQNEVALLLVLRVQYDKALREGKLDERGFVTESFESLGIAMKNLLGRPLPEKITERKRLFQRLKQLRLIDFRQDEDIDSGESWLRIHPMIVDFVGAGALEALQEAKAFAAEDAEEGDD from the coding sequence ATGCAACCGACCTTACACGACTATCTGGAACAGCGGCTCGAATCCGCCGCCGTGTCCACCGACGAACTGCGCGAGTTGCTGGTGCGGCTGCTCAACTACGGCATCCTGTGCCGTGACGAGAGCCAGACCGAGCGCGAGCTGTACGACCGCTTCCTGCGCGCCGAGCAGCCGGTGCGCGAGCTGCTCGGCCTGTTCGGCATCCAGGTACAGATCGACCGCCGCTTCGAATACCTGCGCCTGCTGCCGCCGGGCAGCCAGCTGCCGGGCATGGAGGATGCCGCCGAACAGGCCTTCGCCGGCAGCCTGCGCGCGCGCCTGAGCCAGAACGAAGTGGCACTGCTGCTGGTGCTGCGCGTGCAATACGACAAGGCCCTGCGCGAGGGCAAGCTGGACGAGCGCGGCTTCGTCACCGAGTCCTTCGAATCCCTCGGCATCGCCATGAAGAACCTGCTCGGCCGCCCGCTGCCGGAGAAGATCACCGAGCGCAAACGCCTGTTCCAGCGCCTCAAGCAGCTGCGCCTCATCGACTTCCGCCAGGATGAAGACATCGACAGCGGCGAATCCTGGCTGCGCATCCACCCGATGATCGTCGACTTCGTCGGCGCCGGTGCACTGGAGGCGCTGCAAGAAGCAAAGGCCTTCGCCGCAGAGGACGCCGAGGAAGGCGATGATTGA
- a CDS encoding ATP-binding protein → MFLKRFIYVNWGNLPNGEFDLGPVNLFSGGNGSGKTTAADAIQTVMTAAHENLFQYNPGQDETTQRGRGGKRVRTLASYVLGCDDGSYARLDPCDGYLAAVFHPTRGETAPPFTALIGVRAWLEQGGSQPVARNDNPVFFILPGVELELRHLQREDGGGRYVTPLDDLPGHLLTEFGKRAIERYDTKKGYLRRLYAALRGRAEQVTEREAVAAARAFSRFMAYKPVNSIDQFVAEEILERRDMGEAIRTVAGQLKTIHGMEREAARLVESIARLEQAGAHARHYLEHWIDLTALDYTLARHDYLQRQQDYLNAKREQERLRHRAVELDEEIRLAVQRQEQVHDQRIQLEAQRQGVDALRQKDQLERQREGQVQRLSELGRDLLAQDNRVQQNSGHIRLIAEGLQGAALVQELPLLADMETRTLAREAVDRGRRGEIDLARLLQQDLTGDLAALEQYLDQARDAQRAQNRLVEHLHDEGRRDALAGLHLERRRRYEQLEEQQRRKQNEIDRLEGKQVSYPPHVDKALAAIRAHCPQADPRVLCDHVEVKDPAWQMAIEGYLGGARFGILVEPAHEAEAIRIVRALPGRDNKARVIQGHKAAEDAAKITLDKDSIVHVLDFTHAVARDYLVASFGTVLRVSTAEELRHTRRGLTADGMGSGGYTLFRCDIADGELVFGAAARERALNAKRAELNQIVTDWQQAGERMQESGRLLAAVDALVAVSHADTITAMLESRRELARLDALLAGLDLGEHRDLEARLERLKQEETQWREQHGRLREEKGSIGNQLAAADRAVTALADMQEQANLKAEQCEQALRELHGLWPEFDLDARLDACDAEASHLDGKNAAARREDSAARLRKCEHELDEAIQEHNRQCRPADAVFYTGFDGYYDTALFKTIRQVRQELDRVYNLLKNNILVDKHAELHRLKESFNSTFVTHLCHQIHQAIKDGERQIDILNRELQHHRFGADRETFRFASEWIPEYRDYARFFEEVMKIPALGEETTLFNAQLTPRSAAVRDELMALLLEEDEHKALRELERLADYRHYRRYEIYKEVEGKAPIPLSEYGTGSGGQLETPAYIIRAAAITSAFRFAEGQNHLRMVLVDEAFMHMDEQRSREVIGYLTGSLGLQLTFIMPTSKCGPFMDLISNEFVFAKVPSAPRGQLRTRVLVDRKVCNRERIQELWAQHRRTVYQQAELDFMSDVLGEA, encoded by the coding sequence GTGTTTCTGAAACGATTCATTTACGTCAACTGGGGCAACCTGCCCAACGGCGAGTTCGATCTCGGCCCGGTGAACCTGTTCTCCGGCGGTAACGGCTCGGGCAAGACCACCGCCGCCGACGCGATCCAGACGGTGATGACCGCGGCGCACGAAAATCTGTTCCAGTACAACCCGGGCCAGGACGAGACCACCCAGCGCGGCCGCGGCGGCAAGCGCGTGCGCACCCTCGCCTCCTACGTGCTCGGCTGCGACGACGGCAGCTACGCCCGCCTCGACCCCTGCGACGGTTATCTCGCCGCGGTATTCCATCCCACCCGCGGCGAGACGGCGCCGCCCTTCACCGCCCTCATCGGCGTGCGTGCCTGGCTGGAACAGGGCGGCAGCCAACCGGTGGCACGCAATGACAATCCGGTGTTTTTCATCCTGCCCGGCGTCGAACTGGAACTGCGCCACCTGCAACGGGAGGACGGCGGCGGCCGCTACGTCACACCGTTGGACGATTTGCCAGGCCACTTGCTTACCGAATTCGGCAAGCGCGCCATCGAGCGCTACGACACCAAGAAGGGCTATCTGCGCCGCCTCTACGCCGCCCTGCGCGGGCGCGCCGAGCAGGTCACCGAACGCGAGGCGGTAGCGGCGGCGCGTGCCTTCTCCCGCTTCATGGCCTACAAGCCGGTAAACAGCATCGACCAGTTCGTCGCCGAGGAAATCCTCGAACGCCGTGACATGGGCGAGGCGATCCGCACCGTCGCCGGCCAGCTCAAAACTATCCACGGCATGGAGCGCGAGGCGGCCCGCCTGGTGGAAAGCATCGCCCGCCTGGAGCAGGCCGGCGCCCATGCCCGGCACTATCTGGAACACTGGATCGACCTCACCGCCCTCGACTACACCCTGGCGCGCCACGACTATCTGCAGCGGCAACAGGACTACCTCAACGCCAAGCGCGAGCAGGAGCGCCTGCGCCATCGCGCCGTCGAACTGGACGAGGAGATCCGCCTGGCAGTGCAGCGCCAGGAGCAGGTACACGATCAGCGCATCCAGTTGGAGGCGCAACGCCAGGGCGTCGACGCCCTGCGCCAGAAGGACCAGTTGGAGCGCCAGCGTGAAGGCCAGGTCCAGCGCCTGAGCGAACTGGGCCGCGACCTGCTGGCCCAGGACAACCGCGTGCAGCAGAACAGCGGTCACATCCGCCTCATCGCCGAGGGGCTGCAAGGGGCGGCACTGGTGCAGGAACTGCCGCTGCTGGCCGACATGGAGACCCGCACCCTGGCGCGCGAGGCGGTGGATCGTGGCCGGCGCGGCGAGATCGACCTGGCGCGCCTGCTGCAACAGGACCTCACCGGCGACCTCGCCGCGCTGGAGCAGTACCTGGACCAGGCGCGCGACGCGCAGCGCGCGCAGAACCGCCTGGTGGAACACCTGCACGATGAGGGCCGCCGCGACGCCCTGGCCGGGCTGCACCTGGAGCGGCGCCGCCGCTACGAACAGTTGGAGGAGCAGCAGCGCAGGAAACAGAACGAGATCGATCGCCTGGAAGGCAAACAGGTCAGCTACCCGCCCCACGTGGACAAGGCGCTGGCGGCGATCCGCGCCCATTGTCCGCAGGCCGACCCGCGCGTGCTGTGCGACCACGTCGAGGTGAAGGACCCGGCCTGGCAGATGGCCATCGAAGGTTATCTGGGCGGCGCCCGCTTCGGCATCCTGGTGGAGCCGGCCCACGAGGCCGAGGCGATCCGCATCGTGCGCGCCCTGCCCGGCCGCGACAACAAGGCGCGCGTCATCCAGGGTCACAAGGCCGCCGAGGATGCGGCGAAGATCACCCTGGACAAGGACTCCATCGTTCACGTGCTCGATTTCACCCATGCCGTGGCGCGCGACTACCTGGTCGCCAGCTTTGGCACGGTGCTGCGCGTGAGCACAGCGGAGGAATTGCGCCATACCCGCCGCGGCCTCACCGCCGATGGCATGGGCTCCGGTGGCTACACCCTGTTCCGCTGCGACATCGCCGACGGCGAACTGGTGTTCGGCGCCGCGGCACGCGAACGCGCGCTGAACGCCAAGCGCGCCGAACTCAACCAGATCGTCACCGACTGGCAGCAGGCCGGCGAACGCATGCAGGAGAGCGGCCGCCTGCTCGCCGCCGTCGACGCCCTTGTCGCGGTGAGCCATGCCGACACCATCACCGCCATGCTGGAATCACGCCGCGAATTGGCGCGCCTCGACGCCCTGCTCGCCGGCCTGGACCTGGGCGAACACCGCGACCTGGAGGCGCGACTGGAAAGGCTGAAACAGGAAGAGACACAATGGCGCGAGCAGCATGGCCGGCTGCGTGAGGAAAAGGGCAGCATCGGCAACCAGCTCGCCGCCGCCGACCGCGCCGTCACCGCCCTGGCCGACATGCAGGAACAGGCCAACCTCAAGGCCGAGCAGTGCGAACAGGCGCTGCGCGAGCTGCACGGCCTGTGGCCGGAATTCGATCTCGACGCCCGCCTCGATGCCTGCGATGCCGAGGCGTCCCACCTCGACGGCAAGAACGCCGCGGCGCGGCGCGAGGACAGTGCCGCCCGCCTGCGCAAGTGCGAACACGAACTGGACGAAGCGATCCAGGAACACAACCGTCAGTGCCGCCCCGCCGACGCCGTGTTCTACACCGGCTTCGACGGTTACTACGATACCGCTCTGTTCAAGACCATCCGCCAGGTGCGCCAGGAGCTGGACCGCGTCTACAACCTGCTCAAGAACAACATCCTGGTGGATAAGCACGCCGAGCTGCACCGCCTCAAGGAAAGCTTCAACAGCACCTTCGTCACCCACCTGTGCCACCAGATCCACCAGGCCATCAAGGACGGCGAGCGGCAGATCGACATCCTCAACCGCGAACTGCAACACCACCGTTTCGGCGCCGACCGCGAGACCTTCCGCTTCGCCAGCGAATGGATCCCCGAGTACCGCGACTACGCCCGCTTCTTCGAAGAAGTGATGAAAATCCCGGCCCTGGGCGAAGAGACCACGCTGTTCAACGCCCAGTTGACGCCGCGCTCGGCGGCGGTGCGCGACGAACTGATGGCGTTGCTGCTGGAAGAGGACGAACACAAGGCGCTGCGCGAACTGGAACGTCTCGCCGACTACCGCCACTACCGCCGCTACGAAATCTACAAGGAGGTGGAGGGCAAGGCGCCGATCCCGCTGTCCGAATACGGCACCGGCTCCGGCGGCCAGCTGGAGACACCGGCCTACATCATCCGCGCGGCGGCGATCACCTCCGCCTTCCGTTTCGCCGAGGGGCAGAACCACCTGCGCATGGTGCTGGTGGACGAGGCCTTCATGCACATGGACGAACAGCGCTCGCGCGAGGTCATCGGCTATCTCACCGGCAGCCTGGGCCTGCAACTGACCTTCATCATGCCCACCAGCAAGTGCGGTCCGTTCATGGACCTGATCAGCAACGAGTTCGTCTTCGCCAAGGTGCCGAGCGCGCCGCGCGGCCAACTGCGCACCCGCGTACTGGTGGACCGCAAGGTCTGCAACCGCGAGCGCATCCAGGAGCTGTGGGCGCAGCACCGCCGTACCGTCTACCAGCAGGCCGAACTGGACTTCATGAGCGACGTGCTGGGCGAGGCGTAG
- a CDS encoding Wadjet anti-phage system protein JetA family protein, with protein MFFTADHLHFFRPLTGKYREQVVACLSALYARFYTSHADYSRLCDRDQVLEVFSEAITRTPLLDGDDEAAPRGEREQANWVLNLLLEHGWLERQTDEATLQSSYAFTRIGRLFTQPMVETAGGRFRTRHRNTRNTRNALRAFLDRGEVYDLLDAYEYSERIVADFSDIITELDERKRQLVRDIEAQQIVQRAADEFFDFMEKKFMPDLAVRLSADSVEKYRDEIAELIGKARRKQRDFKANAERELRRAAPELVSDRERSLYLAILDGIDARLHAACEVMLPALRRALHGFTRRADIIIRQLSFSGAARNELLGACRRLAALDDAGYADALDAVGDRLATLNVGFADPEALRLHGPRSRRIVNSAVEREQADDPQERRKLFVQQVLERAFALNNRELRDYLMEALAGGHSVRTTSLPVRDARDLLRAAHAIEAGTAADGGLRFRVEPTGQVVRTDYYEASDEFLIELVDDNQ; from the coding sequence ATGTTTTTCACCGCTGATCACCTGCACTTCTTCCGTCCCCTGACGGGCAAATACCGCGAACAGGTCGTCGCCTGCCTGAGCGCCCTGTATGCGCGCTTCTATACCTCGCACGCCGACTACAGCCGCCTGTGCGACCGCGACCAGGTGCTGGAGGTATTCAGCGAGGCCATCACCCGCACGCCGCTGCTGGACGGCGACGACGAGGCGGCGCCGCGCGGCGAGCGCGAGCAGGCCAACTGGGTGCTCAACCTGCTGCTGGAGCACGGCTGGCTGGAGCGCCAGACCGACGAGGCCACGCTGCAAAGCAGTTACGCCTTCACCCGCATCGGCCGCCTGTTCACCCAGCCCATGGTGGAGACCGCCGGCGGCCGCTTCCGCACCCGCCACCGCAACACGCGCAACACCCGCAACGCCCTGCGCGCCTTTCTCGACCGCGGCGAGGTGTACGACCTGCTCGACGCCTACGAATACTCCGAGCGCATCGTCGCCGACTTCTCCGACATCATCACCGAGCTGGACGAGCGCAAGCGCCAGCTGGTGCGCGACATCGAGGCACAGCAGATCGTGCAGCGCGCCGCCGACGAATTCTTCGACTTCATGGAAAAGAAGTTCATGCCCGACCTCGCCGTGCGTCTGTCCGCCGACAGTGTGGAGAAATACCGCGACGAGATCGCCGAACTCATCGGCAAGGCGCGGCGCAAGCAGCGCGACTTTAAGGCCAATGCCGAACGCGAACTGCGCCGTGCCGCGCCGGAACTGGTCAGCGACCGCGAGCGCTCGCTCTACCTCGCCATCCTCGACGGCATCGACGCCCGCCTGCACGCCGCCTGCGAGGTGATGCTGCCGGCGCTGCGCCGCGCCCTGCACGGTTTCACCCGCCGCGCCGACATCATCATCCGCCAGCTCAGCTTCAGCGGCGCGGCGCGCAACGAACTGCTCGGCGCCTGCCGCCGCCTCGCCGCGCTGGACGACGCCGGCTACGCCGATGCCCTGGACGCGGTGGGCGATCGGCTCGCCACCCTCAACGTCGGCTTTGCCGACCCCGAAGCACTGCGGCTGCACGGCCCGCGCAGCCGCCGCATCGTCAATAGCGCGGTGGAACGGGAGCAGGCCGACGACCCGCAGGAGCGGCGCAAGCTGTTCGTGCAGCAGGTCCTGGAGCGGGCCTTTGCGCTCAACAACCGCGAACTGCGCGACTACCTGATGGAGGCCCTCGCCGGCGGCCACAGCGTGCGCACCACCAGCCTGCCGGTACGCGATGCCCGCGACCTGCTGCGCGCCGCCCACGCCATCGAGGCCGGCACCGCCGCCGACGGCGGCCTGCGCTTCCGCGTCGAACCCACCGGCCAGGTGGTACGCACCGACTATTACGAGGCCAGCGACGAATTCCTCATCGAGCTGGTGGATGATAACCAGTGA